The DNA window CGCCGAGTTGGTGAGGTTGTTCGCCATCCAGACCATCAGCAGCACGACGAGGAAGACGGCGATCAGCAGCACCCGGTCGTCGCCGAGGTCGATGGGCCCGAAGCGGGGCCGCGGGATCGACCAGCCGGCGGTGCCGTTGGAGAACCACTCCATCTTGAACAGCACGTTCGTGGCCAGCAGCGCCAGCGCCAGGGTGGCGAAGGTGAGACTGAGTCCGGACAATCGCAGGGCCGGCAGCGCGGTCAGCGCCCCGAGCCCGGCGGCGACGAGCACGCCGACCACCGTGGCGGGCACGTAGTGCCAGTCGTTGGCCAGCAGCAGGCCCACGGTGAGGCCGGCGGCGGTGGCGAACGCGCCCTGCGCGAGGCTCACCATGCCGCCGAGCCCGGTGACGATGGTGAAGGACAGCAGGATGATGCCGAGCGCGAACCCGTAGATGAACAACTGCCGCCAGATGCCGTTGGCGAGGAACAGCGCGGGCACCAGGATGACGGCCGACTTGATGATCCAGGGCAGGGCCTTCTTGAACGGGCTGAGGTCGTCCCGGTAGTCGGGGGTGGGCTTGGCGGCCGTCGCGGCGGTGCCTGCCTTGCGCCGCTTGCGGTCGTGGCCGATCAGGATCAGCGCGATGAACAGCACCGCGTACGGGACGGACGCGGTCAGGCCGTAGACCTTGGCCGCCCAGGCGCCGAACGCGCCCAGGTAGTCCGCGTTGACGTACGCGACGACGATGTTGCGCACGGCGCCGATGAGCAGCCCGGCGAGGAAGGCGAGCGGGACGGAGCGCAGGCCCGCCACGACGGCGGCCGTGGTGGCGACGAACAGCGCCAGGGTGTAGTTGTCGTTGACCAGCCCGAACGGGCCGGGGAAGGGCGCGGCCAGCACGCCCGCGACGGCGGCGAGGAAGAAGCTGATCACCCACGAGAGGGTGGAGACCCGGCCCGTGTTGATGCCCCGCAGCCGGGCGAGCACCGGGCTGTCCACGGCGGTCCGCATGTGCAGGCCGATGGGCGTGAAGCGGAGGAAGGCCCACATCGTGACGAAGAGCAGGATGCTGGCGCCCAGGGCGACGAGCTGGTTGTTGCTGAGGACCAGGCCCTCGGCGATCTGGTGCTGCTGGGCCGGCAGCACGCCGGGCACCTGGTAGACCTCGGCCACGTCCTGGAAGGGGATCCCGAGGGTGTCGCGCAGGATCGCGCACACCAGCAGCACGAACGCCGGCACGACGATGAGCACGCCGACCCCGGCGACGATCTTCGTCGACTCCTCGGCGTCGGCCAGGCGGCGGAACACCAGGCGGTCCCACGCCCAGCCCATGAGCGGGGCGAACACGGCGACGATCACCAGGAGCGTCAGCCACTTGTTCCAGCCGAGCGCGACGTGGAACTGGTGGTAGAGGTAGGCCGAGGCGAAGGCGGTGGCCGCGTGGCCGAAGTTGAAGATGCGGGAGGTCGAGTGCGAAAGGACGAGTCCGATCGCGAGCAGCGCGTAGATGGCGCCCGACACCGCCCCGCTGATCGCGATGCTGAAGAACTGCACGAAAGACTCCTAAGAGGGGGGTCGGCCGGCGTCAGCTGCCGAGATAGGCGGCGATGACCTCAGGGTTCCTGCGGATCTCGGCGGGCGGCCCGTCGGCCAGCACGCTGCCCTGGACCAGGCACACGATGCGGTCGGCGAGGCCCATCACGAAGTCGATGTCGTGCTCCACGAGGACGACCGTCAGCTCGTGCCGCTCGACCAGCCCGAGCAGGACCTCGCGCAGGAGCTCCGTCTCCCGCGGCCCAAGCCCCGACGTCGGCTCGTCGAGCAGGAGCAGCCGGGGCGCGTCCACGATGGCGCGGGCGAACTCCAGCAGCCGCAGCCGGCCGATCGGCAGGGTGGCCGCGCTCACGTCACGGACCGCCGACAGGCCGCACAGCTCGATGACCTCGTCGGCCCGCTCCAGCAGGGCCGCGGTCTCGCGCCGGCGGTGCGGCAGGCCCAGCACGTCGCCCAGGAGCCCGCGCCCGCGGGTGCGCCACTCCAGCGGGACGAGCACGTTCTGCCGCACGCTGAGCCAGCCGAACGCCTGGTGCCGCTGGAAGGTGCGGCGGACGCCGTGGCGGGAGAGCCAGGCGGCCGAGCGGGAGGTGACGTCCGCGCCGTCGAGGGCGACGCGCCCCTCGGTGGGGGTGCGCAGCCCCGAGATCGCGTCCAGAAGGGTCGTCTTGCCGGCGCCGTTGGGCCCGATGAGGCCCACCACCTGCCCGCGCGGGACGTCGAGCGTGACGGCGTCGACCGCGGTGATCCCGCCGAAGCGCACCGTGACGTCCGCCAGCCGGAGAACGGTCTCGGTGTCCGGTCTCCCTGGGGTGGCGGGGGTGGCTTGTGCAACGTCCATGTGTAGCTCACTTCCTCAGGAGGGGGCGTCTCCGACGTCGGCGCCGAACGTCCTCCGACACAAAAGGAACCCGTTTCCGTTGTAGGGAGCGTGACCACGCGAGCCGCCATTGTCAATATCCAACCTGTAGGCAAGGTGTCTGCACACTCTTGACATCCGCCCTCGAACGGACGAGCCTTCGCTAAACAGAACGTGTTTTCAAACGGAGGGCGGACATGGGTCCACTCACGGGAGTCCGGGTCGTCGAGCTGCTGGGCATCGGCCCTGGGCCGTTCTGCGGCATGGTGCTGGCCGATCTCGGCGCTGACGTCGTACGCGTCGAGCGGCCCGTCCCGGCCGGCCGGCCCGCCGAGGCCCCCGCCGCCGACATCCTGGCGAGAGGACAGCGCTCGGTCACCGCCGACCTGAAGTCGGCCGAGGGCCGGTCGGCGGTGCTCGGCCTGGTACGGGCCGCGGACGTGCTCATCGACCCGTTCCGGCCCGGCGTGACCGAGCGGCTCGGCCTGGGCCCCGAGGACTGCCTGGCGGCCAACCCGCGCCTGGTGTACGGCCGGATGACCGGCTGGGGCCAGGAGGGCCCGTACGCGCCCCGCGCCGGCCACGACATCAACTACATCGCCCTGAGCGGGGCGCTCAGCCTGTGCGGCAACGCCGGAGGGCCGCCCGTGCCGCCGGTCAACCTGCTGGGCGACTTCGGCGGCGGCGCGATGTTCCTCGCCGTCGGCGTGCTCGCGGCGCTGCTGCACGCCCGCTCCACCGGCGAGGGCCAGGTGGTCGACGCCGCCATGGTGGACGGCTCGGCGGCGCTCACCGCCATGACGCACCAGATGCTCGCCCTCGGCGCCTGGGGCCCCCGGGGGACGAACGTCCTCGACACCGGGGCGCCGTACTACAACGTCTACCGCGCGGCGGACGGCGGCTGGGTCAGCGTCGGCGCCATCGAGGACCCGTTCTACGCCGAGCTGCTGGACGTGCTGGGCCTGGCCGGCGACGAGCTCGCCACGGCCGGCCGGCACGACCGCGAGCGCTGGCCCGACCTCCAGCGGCTGTTCGCCGGCGTCTTCGCGACCAGGACCAGGGCCGAGTGGGCCGAGGCGTTCGCCGGACGTGACGCCTGCTTCGCCCCGGTCTGGGAGCTG is part of the Nonomuraea coxensis DSM 45129 genome and encodes:
- a CDS encoding ABC transporter permease subunit, which encodes MQFFSIAISGAVSGAIYALLAIGLVLSHSTSRIFNFGHAATAFASAYLYHQFHVALGWNKWLTLLVIVAVFAPLMGWAWDRLVFRRLADAEESTKIVAGVGVLIVVPAFVLLVCAILRDTLGIPFQDVAEVYQVPGVLPAQQHQIAEGLVLSNNQLVALGASILLFVTMWAFLRFTPIGLHMRTAVDSPVLARLRGINTGRVSTLSWVISFFLAAVAGVLAAPFPGPFGLVNDNYTLALFVATTAAVVAGLRSVPLAFLAGLLIGAVRNIVVAYVNADYLGAFGAWAAKVYGLTASVPYAVLFIALILIGHDRKRRKAGTAATAAKPTPDYRDDLSPFKKALPWIIKSAVILVPALFLANGIWRQLFIYGFALGIILLSFTIVTGLGGMVSLAQGAFATAAGLTVGLLLANDWHYVPATVVGVLVAAGLGALTALPALRLSGLSLTFATLALALLATNVLFKMEWFSNGTAGWSIPRPRFGPIDLGDDRVLLIAVFLVVLLMVWMANNLTNSAAGRAMIAVRTAEPAASASAVSPPVTKLLIFVISAAVAGLGGVLAVTVYGTILNTANPPQATFLWLAIVVIVGVRSPGGAIEAGIISAVLPWIMAHGFDLGPISWGGTSNDLIPQVLFGLGAIQLAAQPNGLLATQSMAARHRRDRKRAKLAAQAAAESAAASAAVSAVPSAAPSAGGTGAGDVAQAAPEPAIEVTERGAPAAAAPAAGGSPGLLELHGVHAAYGEVEVLHGIDLSVREGAILALLGANGSGKTTLCATIAGLVPVTSGRIVFDGEDITALDTLRRVGRGLVLVPESRGVFPSITVDENLSIWLPSKADRAKVYEQFESLARRAGQPAGNLSGGEQQMLSLAPFLVRRPRLLISDEPSLGLAQLVTAEIMAAFQRLQQEGTTVVLVEEKARDVLTVADQVGALQTGHLRWVSERADVDEQRVAAAYLGMSAVVH
- a CDS encoding ABC transporter ATP-binding protein codes for the protein MDVAQATPATPGRPDTETVLRLADVTVRFGGITAVDAVTLDVPRGQVVGLIGPNGAGKTTLLDAISGLRTPTEGRVALDGADVTSRSAAWLSRHGVRRTFQRHQAFGWLSVRQNVLVPLEWRTRGRGLLGDVLGLPHRRRETAALLERADEVIELCGLSAVRDVSAATLPIGRLRLLEFARAIVDAPRLLLLDEPTSGLGPRETELLREVLLGLVERHELTVVLVEHDIDFVMGLADRIVCLVQGSVLADGPPAEIRRNPEVIAAYLGS
- a CDS encoding CaiB/BaiF CoA transferase family protein, yielding MGPLTGVRVVELLGIGPGPFCGMVLADLGADVVRVERPVPAGRPAEAPAADILARGQRSVTADLKSAEGRSAVLGLVRAADVLIDPFRPGVTERLGLGPEDCLAANPRLVYGRMTGWGQEGPYAPRAGHDINYIALSGALSLCGNAGGPPVPPVNLLGDFGGGAMFLAVGVLAALLHARSTGEGQVVDAAMVDGSAALTAMTHQMLALGAWGPRGTNVLDTGAPYYNVYRAADGGWVSVGAIEDPFYAELLDVLGLAGDELATAGRHDRERWPDLQRLFAGVFATRTRAEWAEAFAGRDACFAPVWELAEAQAEPHLAQRGTYVREFGVTQPAPAPRFSRTPAAIGGPPPHPGQHTGEVFRDWGVPLPGPATPTPAA